A region of the Antedon mediterranea chromosome 4, ecAntMedi1.1, whole genome shotgun sequence genome:
aaattgaaagaaattaaaGTGTATTCTTTATTCGTATTCATTGTTTAAGTGTGTAAAATTTCATGTAGATCCAGTAATAATAACTAATGGTATCCAATGCGAATGTGTTGTGGTTATTGAATAGAACCAATGTAATGGTCCACTGAACTTCAAAGGCTGCTTTCTAATTGTTGATAATCTATTGAATTCGGAAGTAATCTATTGAATTCGGAGGTGATTTGTTGAAATCGGGTCATATTTAATTGCcttgaaagaaatataaagCAAGTTACATATTTTTTTGGAAAGTTTAAAGAATGgagattaatataataataataataataaaattttaatttcaacacAAGGCTCCTTTTGTGGTGACACTAgccatattttcttttattatccCTAACACGATgttctctaaaaaaaaaaattgaccatAACATGTCACTTTGTAAACTAAACGGTATACATTCTTTTAGTTATAGTTGTTCACTAACACGATTTATTCGATAATGAaccctaattaaaaaaaacaaacaaaagtgtATTCGAAGTTATACTAAACGGTATATTAATAGAAGACAAAGTATTTGTTATCGATGAAGGGATAAtgaaattgatattattataatttaaacggCGTGTTTAGTATTTTGTAGTCCTGATAACGAATACAATAAGTAGTTCGCCCTCTATTGACAAATAATATACCTGCGTTATATGCCGCGTGACAGacaataattataggcctattgtgtTTCTAAATGggtatattttagttttattatagaAGCTCTGTAACGCGATGTTGTCGATAAAGGGATAATGAATTGATAAAAGGATAATGAATTGATGATTGAGTgagaagtataaggaatgatctagaaggttatgaacataATATTGTATAAGGCGATGTATGTTCTCTCTTGTGTGTAAACTGAATGCTTAAACATTGACGCACACTGTCATTGAGGTCGAAGTAATCATTGGATACGGATGCGTGTTACTGCTATATCAGGATCAGGACTGCATTATTCAAACACATAAAACACTGAGAGTAATAAAGAGAATCTATGCTTGATTGTTTTACACTCGAAAAATTTAttagtattttgtaataaaataaaggtAATTCAAATTGTTACATGatgcattaataaattaattaatgttcataAACGTCCAAATACTAGTTTTCTagaatttgtattaaaataatgtcTGCTATCTGTCTATGTAGCAGATATATGTTCATGTTTCGTTCTGTTCTGCATACgggatgtgtgtgtgtgtgtcttcTACTGACTGGCTGACGTTCACGATTTAACGTTACCGCTCCAAGAATTCAATactacaatacattgtttgttgtaaTATTGATATTGCTATACCTTTCAATGTTCATAAATGTCAATATGCTGGTGCTTCCTATTCCATCTATCTTTGGTACAGTTCTTGACCATTCATTGATTGTTTCAGAATTTATTACCAGCATCGAACCGTGCTCCATTTTTATGTTCAcaggtttaatgtttttgttggtgCGGTGTTCGAATCTACAGATTCTAGTAGGTCCCAGAGACATAATGCATACAGGACTTATTTTGCTCCTTTGTACATCATTAAGATAGCATTCCGCTGAATCCTCTGCTCTTGTCAAAGTTACCATATTGTAAAAATGACCAGTCGCAATGTGTATCCATTCACGCATTTCGAGTAGAAACTTTGGCCAGTAACACAGAGGACTTCTCGCTGTGTCGTCGATGTTTGTGTGAACTCCTATTTGGAATGACAACTCCAAATCACCGTACGCTGCACATCTAATGTGATCTACTTCAGTGATCACATCGCGTAACTTATATAGAGAATCgaataaatgtgttttcctacattgttttaatatagtgtCTGCTATCAGTCTATGTAGCAGATGTACACGAACGCATTTCATGTTATCTTCCGGTCTGCATACGGTGTGTGAATGAAAGCCGAAATAAAACTCATCTTCTGACTGGCTGACGTTCATGATTACTTTATTGCTACAAGAATTCACTACAACTTCCAATTAAAGTTTGAAACTAAAACTCCATACTGGTCGATTTTTATACTTTGCGATGAAGGTTAACTACACGCGttgtcaacaaacaacgaaaccGATGAATGATTGTCGATTATACTGATGTGTATGTGTGGTGCGCGCTTTAAAATTCGTATTGAATATATCGTGCCTTCTCTTCCTCCTACCCGGCTTAATTTGCGTATGGTTTTCGAATGATGATCATGAAACACACAAACGGGTGTAATTCCATCGTTAGTTACTTTAGTGTTACAATAAAACCGTCTCTCGGCAATATGATGGAAATAAGCGTCACTGTCGGTAAATGTATACACCGGTCCCAAAGAGTCAGGgtcaattacttttttttaagaaatatgtttaatgtgtattattattattatagtttaatataagcgtattttataaatttaatctCCATTGATtctatcatcatattttaaaatcaaaatgctatgttttaaattctatttgggtttctctctctctctctctctctctctctctctccctctccCTCTCCTTCTCTCCTTATTAATTTAGATTCGACTATGTAGAAACGGAATTTAATTTCCAAATTAAAACACTGcattgtaacaatattataatcggTCTGCTTTTCTTTTATCGATGATGACAATAGAAATAAGGGTAGGGCGTGTGTATGTATCACCGCCGGTCAGTGTACACACCAGGTCACAAagctttaaagaaatatttttaattgttatcccGAATATGTGTGTTAGAGTAATTCGTTTTGGtatataatcattttggtatactaacAATTTGAACAAGCTGCCTCTACGCGCCTAGTCGTAAATCCAATCCTAGATTCTATATTTACCGATATTGCGCCCCCTATATAGTTTTTGATAAATTACTAATAATGTTATGGTATCGATAGATTGTAAGCCAGCTGAATGGTTAGTTCTTGAGTCTCGTAATGTAACGCTGTAGCATTAGGCTAGGGTTCGAGAATTGATttgatacatatatatatatatatatatatatatttttaatatttgttttactcaCCATCTTCTTTATTGACCATAGTTAAGGTTAACTACACGCGATttgtcaacaaacaacgaaaccGATGAATGATTGTCGATTACACTGATGTGTATGTGTGGTGCGCGCTTTTAAATTCGTATTGAATATATCGTGCCTCCTCTTCCTCCTACCCGGCTTAATTTGCGTATGGTTTTCGAATGATGATCATGAAATACACAAACGGGTGTAATTCCATCGTTAGTTACTTTAGTGTTTCAATAAAACCGTCTCTGCAATATCATGGAAATAAGCGTCACTGTCGGTAAATGTATACACCGGTCCCAAAGAGTCAGggtcaattaattttttaaagaaatatgtttaatgtgtattattattattattatagtttaatatattaagcgtattttataaatttcatcTCCATCGATTCTaccatcacattttaaaatcaaaatgctatgttttaaattctatctaggtttctctctctctctctctctctctctccttcTCTCCTTATTAATTTGGATTCGACTATGTAGAAACGGAATCTTCTCTCCCTCTCCTTCTCTCCTTATTAATTTGGATTCGACTATGTAGAAACGGAATTTAATTTCCAAATTAAAACACTGcattgtaacaatattataatcggTCTGCTTTTCTTTCATCGATGATGACAATAGAAATAAGGGTAGGGCGTGTGTATGTATCACCGCCGGTCAGTGTACACACCAGGTCACAAagctttaaagaaatatttttaattgttatcccGAATATGTGTGTTAGAGTAATTCGTTTTgatatataatcattttggtatactaacAATTTGAACAAGCTGCCTCTACGCGCCTAGTCGTAAATCCAATCCTAGATTCTATATTTACCGATATTGCGCCCCCTATATAGTTTTTGATAAATTACTAATAATGTTATGGTATCGATAGATTGTAAGCCAGCTGAATGGTTAGTTCTTGAGTCTCGTAATGTAACGCTGTAGCATTAGGCTAGGGTTCGAGAATTGATttgatacatatatatatatatatatatatatatatatatatatatatatatatatttaatatttgttttactcaCCATCTTCTTTATTGACCATAGTTAAGGTTAACTACACGCGATttgtcaacaaacaacgaaaccGATGAATGATTGTCGATTACACTGATGTGTATGTGTGGTGCGCGCTTTTAAATTCGTATTGAATATATCGTGCCTCCTCTTCCTCCTACCCTGCTTAATTTGCGTATGGTTTTCGAATGATGATCATGAAATACACAAACGGGTGTAATTCCATCGTTAGTTACTTTAGTGTTTCAATAAAACCGTCTCTGCAATATGATGGAAATAAGCGTCACTGTCGGTTAATGTATACACCGGTCCCAAAGAGTCAGGgtcaattactttttttttagaaatatgtttaatgtgtattattattattatagtttaatataagcgtattttataaatttcatcTCCATCGATTctataatcatattttaaaatcaaaatgctatgttttaaattctatctaggtttctctctctctctctctctgcccCTCTCCTTCTCTGCTTATTAATTTGGATTCGACTATGTAGAAACGGAATTTAGATTCCAAATTAAAACACTGcattgtaacaatattataatcggTCTGCATTGCTTTTATCGATGATGACAATAGAGATTATGCACATAAGGCATGTGTATTGTTAGATTGTACACATAAGGCATGTGTATTGTTAGATTGTACACATAAGGCATGTGCATTGTTAGATTGTACACATAAGGCATGTGCATTGTTAGATTGTACACATAAGGCATGTGTATTGTTAGATTGTGCACATAAGGCATGTGCATTGTTAGATTGTACACATAAGGCATGTGTATTGTTAGATTGTACACATAAGGCATGTGTATTGTTAGATTGTACACATAAGGCATGTGTATTGTTAGATTGTACACATAAGGCATGTGCAGTGTTAGATTGTGTACATAAGGCATGTGCATTGTTAGATTGTACACATAAGGCATGTGCATTGTTACCGCACAAAATAAAACTGATgagaaatttaatttcattatgcAATTTTATCTTAATTAGtcagtaaaacattttttcatgGCTTACTAATGGAGATTTTGATGTAGTTTTATTTGATTAACAAATGGTAACATGCATTGATAGTTGACAAacattttgtggttttaataaaatgaaataatttattatataatatagagTAAATTACACAGAAAAAGTAATGTGATGATGTGTGTTTGCCTAGCCTTTGTTTACTGTGCACTTTCACATTGGCTGGAAAATGCCAGGGCAATTTACAGTCATTGTTGTCTTTCAGGTTtagacttattattattaattatagaaGTGATTATTAATTTCCAATAGACCATATCATAAAAACCCATCAAAAACTGCGTTTGTGATTTTGTTCTCTTAGACCGTGGGCTGATGCTCAAAATTGTGACTTGTCGTGGTGCCACCCCTGGCAGCTACCcagtttttatatataaagttgtaaaaaaaatttaaaacataaaacaccaaCTCGCCATCGTCGTAAATaaacagttttaataaaaaacGATAAACTACGAAGAAAAATCAACAGTTAAATACCAACGGTTGGACCAATCACAATTAACCTCTCATATGTGAGAAACAATCTCATCCAATGAGAAACGTTTTAACACAGCCGTGTGGCTCGGTTCATCGCGTCAATACAGAAACATGGCTGCGTCGGATGATAAACAAACGTTTTTAGAGGAAGAAGATGAGGAAAATACTCCAGATTATTGCTGTATGCACGTATCAAATTCCAAAGGAAAACTAGTAAAATTAACTGGGAAAGGTTATGCGAAATTTAAAGAATGCTGCTCACGTTGGAAGGTTCTGAATTGCCCTGAAAAGTAAAATTGCATCATCCTTCGTGTTCGAAGAATATGAGGCCACTAACAGTACACTACTCctacctagtagtagtagtactaccgCCGACGAAGACGAAGAAGGACCGTCTACTAGCACTGCTAGTTTGACGTCTAGGTCAAGAAAAAGGTTAGCATTTTCTTTGTCTGTATTTTAAAACTATGCTAGATTGTTCGCTTATAGCTTTATATCGATTTATACGCTAGTGTAGCTAGCTAAAGCAAATTAACGCCGATCGAAAGCGAGGCAAGAAGGCTATGCTGGCCTCTActttaggctaggctaggctaggtctagtcTATACCTAGTAGAAGTTTCTAGCTAGAATTCCGAATCGGAGCCTAGGGCCTTAGACTATGAATTCCGATTGTAATGTCCGATTCTTTTGGTATTGTCAACTGTCTACATACTAGATATTCAAATAACACAGTGTTGttgttacattgtttttttgtaggatTAAAAGTGGTGGGATTCCTGGATACCACACTGAGTGTTATTCCAACTTctgcaatattattattactaagaTTAAACGAGCTGAAGCACGGGACTTAAAGTGGAAAGGTAAGTTTcagaatatatataataataataatgtcaagCACCTATTGCCAAGGCATCTAAGCGAATAAAAATGAAAGGAAAAGAAAATATCTGTGAAAAGTATAACTGTACTCAACTGGTAAAATGTGTTCATTCATCGGCAACTTGCCTTTATTATTCCTAAATTCATCCTTTAGTTTCATTCCTACTCCTTTAACTGTCATTGTAATTTAGTATCTGGTCACATAGACActgtaacaataaatattaattattgaacaCTATTCTTTCAAAGCACAAGAAGTTTTGGAACCTAGTCCAAATGTTGAGGAAATTGCAGGTGATGAACACAACACAGCACAAGCTTCCAAGATTCTTTTGCGATCTATGATGCCTGAAGACCGTCCACGTGTTGATCGTGCACATGTGTTGCCACcgatatgtattatttgtaagcGTGTACAATATGCAACTAACAACATTCAAGAAAGCGCAGAGTGGAGAAGTTGGTGCAGTGTGAGACCATTGATGGAGGATGTTTAAAAACAGCAGAAACGCTAAAAAAGGATCAAGAAATGCTGTTAAAAATCCACGATAAAGATTTGGTAGCTATTGAAGCTAAGTATCACCGATCGTGCTACTTAAAATACACAAGTGTATGTAGACGCTACAGTCGAACTGAAAACCCAGAAGTGGATCTGTACTGTCAATCGTATAACATCTTCTGTCAAAATGTTATTGAGCAGAGAATCATTAAAGATAACCAAATTTCATTATTTGCCAAATAGAATATCCTGTAATAATATATGCAATATCCAAgtcaaatttattaattttgtgaTAATTGTAACTTGGTATATAGTATTTATGTTACCAAGTCTCTAATAAATGTGATGAGTATATAAATAAAGGTTGTCTAtagtattttacaattattatacacaCAATACATTGACATAAAAATCATCTTTATGTTTgttctttaaaattgaaataaaataatccTTTTCAATCACGTTTCCactctattttataatttataacgttttgatacaaaatcaacaacttccaatgtaatataatacagtatctgTGGTACTGCTATGTcttactactgtattactataCAGACAGGTACAGTATTGTGagcttatttaatttataaaaatgcgCCCTCTATTGGCAAACATAGATATTGTATAATGCAAAAGAATAGGGAGTTTTACATTTTGGCAATAGAGGGcgcatgtttttaattaataatcttaaaatcgttctaattaattaatgtgcAACTTTTTTCACTGGCGAGTTTGGTTtttatgatatgatatatgtgTAGAACAATTCTACAAAAGATGAGGTAGCTGCCAGAGGGTCACCACGAAACTCAAAAACTAAGCCACTTTTCAGTGTTCAGCCCACGGCCTATCTGTTAtataaaatcttttattttctattgaatAGGCTGACATGCAAGACTGATTTAGGAAGTCAGGTGATGCACAGAACGCGGCAAAGAGGGTGTTGGCACTTTGCATTACAATAAACACCTTATAGGCTGGTAGCGGACAATCCCATTGCTGGACCAGTGAATGGAGGATTCTTTTCCAGACAAATGATGTAATTTTATGGTTAACATTATTTATGAATTCATTAGTGTGATGtgagttatatattttttaaatttcattatagTAATTTGACTTTTAAGCTAGTAGAGCTTGTTGTATGAAGGTTTAAACAGTCTGGTTTAAAGCTAGTCCGTAATAATACAACACAATGGTTCATACAACAAACAGTAGCCAAAACatattttggtttataatccAACAGATATGTTGTGTGAGAATAAATGCTGTTTTAAATGTCttattaattctttttaattgtGGTTTGCTGTCTTTAAATTAGCTTTTGATTGCCATGTTAatactgagactatcttacctattgattgccatgttgatactgagactatcttaccttttgattgccatgtttatactgagactatcttactgtacctattgattgccatgttgatactgagactatcttacctattgattgccatgtttatactgagactatcttacctactgtaacaaacaatattatttatgtaattattagAATCAGGGACATTTCGGATCAGTCATAGAGGAAACAATTAAATAGTTTTTTCCTCCATAGACCCAGATCCCACAATTAGGATATAAATGGGTGGTAGTTTGCAATagttatacaattttaaaagaatgattttttaaactgaataatcaactattttattatatggtttacaatttttataaaaatgttgattttctCTTTGTGAAAAAAATTGGTCATACTTAAAATTGCAGTGTAAGGCAATAATTGTCCTTTTTAAGTGCTTATAACATCATGTAATTGTGcgttattttatgaatttcaatgattgatcatagattaaaaaccaaaagtcatttagtattggcactttgacaaaatttaagtcatatcaagggaaaactttctacggattaaaaatggcatgtttcacaagaaatTACGCGCGCAGCGCacacgcatttaaaatttcaaaatgcatttatatttacaaattctcgagtacgatgatattgactgtgtaatttttgtgtggcaacactcgcgtcATCTACTGGGTCTTGAACTCGCGATGAAATTGTCattccatcgca
Encoded here:
- the LOC140047613 gene encoding DNA oxidative demethylase ALKBH2-like translates to MNVSQSEDEFYFGFHSHTVCRPEDNMKCVRVHLLHRLIADTILKQCRKTHLFDSLYKLRDVITEVDHIRCAAYGDLELSFQIGVHTNIDDTARSPLCYWPKFLLEMREWIHIATGHFYNMVTLTRAEDSAECYLNDVQRSKISPVCIMSLGPTRICRFEHRTNKNIKPVNIKMEHGSMLVINSETINEWSRTVPKIDGIGSTSILTFMNIESPDPDIAVTRIRIQ